The following proteins are encoded in a genomic region of Spirosoma sp. SC4-14:
- a CDS encoding GDSL-type esterase/lipase family protein, protein MLKNFSVSFLIIMLAGSFSLALAQSDTLAKAKECRVRGGLPYFFKKVKKGMPAKIAYLGGSITEAQGGWREQSLHWFQQQYPKSKIEQIAAAIGGTGSDLGVFRLKQQVLDHKPDLVFVEFAVNDNGKNEEQIAVAMEGIVRQIWRANPQTDICFVYTLTATMAPILAKGYFPLSATVMEKIADHYEIPSVHLGLEVVELAEKGELVFSGKPGEHPGKLVFSADNVHPYPQTGHKLYTEALIRAVGVLEKATNGRKAQLKEPLYPNNWEKAQMVSAERVTHSAGWQTITPTTDSVARILANRFSSLLKATTPGERFLVRFRGTHLGLYDVMGPGCGQYRVVIDGQEPRLYPRFDSYCTYYRSNFFILPALPDGEHTIEFYVDSETLDKAAILQKRNQTIKNPDQYAPKNCYAGQLLVIGEVLNH, encoded by the coding sequence ATGTTAAAAAACTTCTCGGTATCATTTCTAATCATCATGCTTGCTGGCAGCTTCTCGCTGGCCCTGGCTCAATCCGATACCCTGGCCAAAGCCAAAGAATGTCGGGTTCGGGGTGGGCTACCTTATTTCTTTAAAAAAGTAAAAAAGGGGATGCCTGCCAAAATCGCTTATTTAGGTGGCAGCATTACCGAAGCCCAAGGTGGCTGGCGAGAGCAATCGCTACACTGGTTTCAGCAGCAATATCCAAAAAGTAAAATTGAACAGATAGCCGCGGCTATTGGCGGTACGGGCTCCGATTTGGGCGTATTTCGGTTAAAACAGCAAGTACTGGACCATAAGCCCGATCTGGTCTTTGTTGAATTTGCGGTGAATGATAATGGCAAAAACGAGGAACAAATTGCGGTTGCGATGGAAGGAATTGTTCGCCAAATCTGGCGGGCTAACCCACAAACCGATATTTGTTTTGTGTACACACTGACGGCTACGATGGCACCGATATTAGCTAAAGGCTATTTCCCGCTATCGGCTACGGTGATGGAAAAAATAGCCGACCATTACGAAATTCCGAGTGTTCACCTTGGTCTGGAAGTCGTAGAACTGGCCGAAAAAGGTGAGTTGGTTTTTAGTGGAAAACCGGGCGAACATCCCGGCAAACTGGTTTTTTCGGCCGACAATGTTCATCCCTACCCACAAACCGGTCATAAGCTCTATACTGAAGCACTGATCCGCGCTGTTGGTGTGCTTGAAAAAGCAACAAATGGCCGAAAGGCTCAGCTTAAAGAGCCATTATACCCCAACAATTGGGAGAAAGCACAAATGGTCAGTGCCGAACGGGTAACACATTCGGCAGGCTGGCAGACTATTACACCCACTACCGATTCGGTGGCCCGGATATTGGCCAACCGCTTTTCGTCTTTATTAAAAGCCACCACACCGGGGGAGCGATTTCTGGTGCGTTTTCGGGGAACCCATCTGGGCCTATACGATGTAATGGGGCCGGGCTGCGGGCAGTACCGCGTTGTGATCGATGGACAGGAGCCACGATTATACCCCCGTTTCGACAGTTATTGTACCTATTATCGATCTAATTTCTTTATTCTGCCTGCTCTGCCCGATGGCGAACACACCATCGAATTTTATGTAGACTCCGAAACGCTCGACAAAGCGGCTATACTGCAAAAACGGAATCAAACCATAAAAAATCCAGATCAGTATGCACCCAAAAACTGCTATGCGGGGCAATTATTAGTGATTGGGGAGGTATTGAACCACTAG
- a CDS encoding ABC transporter substrate-binding protein has translation MNIYKKVLLPAFIIVVIAACTSTQKDQQTIEKQRIVCVAKQLTELIYALGAGDQLVGVDLSSTYPPAAQKLTKVGYHRMLNAEGIIALKPTVVYHDGNVAPEAVMQQLEKVGVPMKVFPDAHTVPEVKALFDTLAAQFGAQKQADSLKTKLDADLAQAADSVKQYKTTPKVAIIHFGRVINNYLVIGKAGTASYMLEMAGGKNVMDTLKGMKPLSPEIISKAQPDIILVTDFGYDRLGNAEKLAALPGIALTPAGKNKKIYRIEEHDLIYLGPRTGENILMLMKLIHQ, from the coding sequence ATGAACATCTACAAAAAAGTCCTTTTGCCAGCGTTTATTATCGTTGTTATCGCGGCTTGTACATCAACTCAAAAAGACCAGCAGACCATTGAAAAACAACGAATCGTCTGCGTAGCCAAGCAATTAACGGAACTGATTTACGCCCTCGGTGCCGGAGACCAGTTAGTGGGCGTTGACCTGTCGAGTACCTATCCCCCGGCCGCGCAGAAACTGACCAAAGTGGGTTACCACCGGATGCTTAATGCCGAAGGGATTATCGCCCTTAAACCGACCGTTGTTTATCATGATGGTAACGTTGCTCCGGAAGCGGTCATGCAGCAATTGGAGAAAGTAGGTGTGCCAATGAAAGTATTTCCTGATGCACATACCGTTCCTGAAGTTAAAGCTCTTTTTGATACACTGGCGGCTCAGTTTGGCGCTCAGAAACAAGCCGACAGCCTGAAAACGAAGCTGGATGCCGATCTGGCTCAAGCGGCCGACAGTGTGAAGCAATACAAAACCACGCCTAAAGTAGCGATCATCCATTTCGGACGAGTCATTAACAATTACCTGGTTATCGGCAAAGCCGGAACAGCGTCCTATATGCTGGAGATGGCCGGTGGTAAAAATGTAATGGATACGCTGAAGGGTATGAAGCCGCTCAGCCCGGAAATCATCAGTAAAGCCCAGCCCGACATTATTCTGGTAACTGATTTTGGCTACGACCGACTGGGTAATGCGGAGAAATTAGCCGCATTACCCGGCATTGCGCTGACACCAGCCGGGAAAAACAAAAAAATTTACCGCATTGAGGAGCACGATCTGATTTATCTGGGCCCTCGCACGGGCGAAAATATACTGATGCTCATGAAGTTAATTCACCAGTAA
- a CDS encoding heme ABC transporter ATP-binding protein, giving the protein MLKAENLSFSIGANVLINDVSLTLMPGEFTMVLGPNGAGKSTLLKLLTGTETPHQGQVWYGDQLLPSIPLATLAKQKAVLSQLLSLPFDLSVLDVVMMGRYPYFDLNPTSLDKQIADNCLEETGMLSFKNRAFASLSGGEKQKVHLARVLAQLHRPPSDQSIKYLFLDEPISALDIHYQHQILSLVRNLAAQNMVVFVIVHDINLALQYAQKVILIDNGRIYGIGTADQVLTETAIKAVFKLKPYFMTHPETGRRVMVC; this is encoded by the coding sequence ATGCTTAAGGCAGAAAATCTATCGTTTTCTATTGGCGCTAACGTGCTGATCAACGATGTATCGCTAACGCTGATGCCCGGCGAATTTACGATGGTATTAGGCCCCAATGGAGCAGGAAAAAGCACATTACTCAAGTTGCTGACCGGTACCGAAACACCCCATCAGGGCCAGGTATGGTATGGTGATCAATTGCTTCCATCAATACCTCTCGCTACGCTGGCAAAACAGAAAGCAGTGCTCTCCCAACTGTTGTCGTTACCATTCGATTTAAGTGTATTAGACGTAGTGATGATGGGCCGTTACCCTTATTTCGACCTTAATCCGACTAGTCTGGACAAACAGATTGCAGACAATTGTCTGGAAGAGACAGGTATGCTTTCATTTAAAAATCGTGCGTTTGCGTCGCTTTCGGGTGGGGAAAAACAAAAGGTCCACCTGGCTCGCGTGCTCGCTCAGCTCCACCGCCCACCGTCCGATCAATCAATAAAATACCTTTTCCTCGATGAGCCCATTTCTGCACTGGATATTCACTACCAGCATCAGATATTAAGTCTGGTCCGCAACTTAGCAGCGCAGAATATGGTCGTCTTCGTTATTGTCCACGACATCAACCTGGCCCTGCAGTACGCCCAGAAAGTAATCCTGATCGACAACGGACGCATTTATGGCATAGGCACCGCCGATCAGGTACTGACCGAAACCGCTATCAAAGCGGTGTTTAAGCTGAAACCCTATTTTATGACGCACCCCGAAACTGGCCGACGAGTAATGGTTTGCTAA
- a CDS encoding TonB-dependent receptor yields MKLIYIRYILSVLMLGCLSTSLYAQQTITGRIVDPTNSQPIVGATVLVGGTNRGTTADDKGQFSLLANEGDQLQFSAIGYQPLTVGVKASTRMLTIELDPSNTDLNEVIVAGYSTPQTIQRTAGAVGLITSRDIQRTNGIHLQNYVNLIPGVKVEMRTIAAGNRIVIRGYGNQTNFNGVGYKAYLNDIPLTDGDGTTFLDDIDFTTLSRVEVLKGPGSSAYGNAIGGVVNFYTERAPIGKTSISQQVLGGSYGLFRTNTSLKTGSDNTSLNINYGHQKYDGFRVHGGSQKDFLSITSDTYMSAKRSMSVFVGYTNSYDLLAGEIDSVAILEHPESSDPAYVANNASIKTESARVGISHNYQFTDRFSNKTTLFVGGQIIDQPFAAGVNKTNKFKFGGRSVFTYSNDASPLRPTISIGSEFLKNFNYAKGYGLSGGVLGALRSDLEVQAMQYSVFAQAALQLAPKLTLSAGAGLNYVEYGITDMRAATTTYVNVSGYKRFKPIVAPRAALAYQVTNNVSLYASVSQGYSAPGTNQVIVAQTGMVNYNLRPELGTNYEIGSKGSFLNKSLTYEIAYFTMAVTDKLVPQGFAATSTVPAYSITTNAGKVQHNGLELAIQYAYRPNAGAVSLIRPFVSYTYSDFYYKDYKSDNNSDAKTVDYTGKKESGIAPNLLNVGLDIEVRSGFYLNGTMMYVDKMPINLPNNHFADAYTLVNGKLGYRSGLGNHVNLDVYVGSDNMLSSTYSSLVFLNLANPANNRPLAYNPSPKITFYSGAMLKYIF; encoded by the coding sequence ATGAAATTAATCTATATTCGATATATCCTGTCTGTACTCATGCTCGGGTGCCTGAGTACCAGCCTGTATGCCCAACAAACAATAACCGGACGTATTGTTGACCCAACTAACTCTCAGCCCATTGTTGGCGCAACGGTATTGGTTGGTGGTACAAACCGGGGCACAACCGCCGATGACAAAGGGCAATTTAGCCTGTTGGCCAATGAAGGTGATCAACTCCAATTTTCTGCTATTGGGTATCAGCCCTTGACAGTCGGCGTCAAAGCAAGTACGCGTATGCTAACAATTGAGCTTGATCCATCTAACACAGATCTAAACGAAGTGATTGTGGCAGGCTATTCGACGCCACAAACGATTCAGCGGACGGCCGGAGCGGTGGGGTTGATTACCAGCCGGGATATTCAGCGGACCAATGGAATTCACCTTCAGAATTATGTAAACCTGATTCCGGGTGTGAAGGTAGAGATGCGGACTATAGCTGCCGGGAACCGGATCGTTATTCGGGGCTACGGCAACCAGACCAACTTCAATGGAGTTGGTTATAAAGCCTATCTGAATGACATTCCCCTCACCGACGGGGATGGTACGACGTTTCTGGATGACATCGACTTTACAACGCTGAGCCGGGTTGAGGTCCTGAAAGGGCCCGGATCAAGTGCGTATGGCAATGCGATTGGGGGTGTCGTCAATTTCTATACCGAACGGGCACCCATTGGCAAAACGAGCATCAGCCAGCAGGTTTTGGGTGGATCATATGGCTTATTCCGAACAAACACCTCCCTAAAAACGGGTTCAGATAACACCAGTCTGAACATTAACTATGGCCATCAGAAGTACGACGGGTTTCGGGTACATGGCGGTTCTCAGAAAGACTTTTTGAGTATCACCAGCGACACCTATATGAGTGCCAAACGGTCGATGTCAGTCTTTGTAGGGTACACCAATTCGTATGATTTGCTGGCTGGAGAAATCGACAGTGTTGCCATTCTGGAGCATCCCGAAAGTTCTGATCCAGCTTATGTTGCCAACAACGCCAGCATCAAAACAGAGAGTGCGCGGGTTGGGATAAGCCACAACTACCAGTTCACCGACCGCTTTTCGAACAAAACGACCCTTTTTGTTGGTGGTCAGATTATTGATCAGCCCTTTGCTGCTGGGGTAAATAAGACGAACAAGTTCAAATTTGGTGGCCGTAGTGTATTTACTTATAGCAACGATGCCAGCCCATTACGCCCAACGATTAGTATTGGGAGCGAGTTTTTAAAGAACTTCAACTACGCTAAAGGCTATGGTTTGTCGGGTGGTGTTCTTGGCGCGCTCCGCTCCGATCTGGAAGTACAGGCCATGCAGTACAGTGTGTTCGCGCAGGCAGCACTGCAACTAGCACCTAAGTTAACTTTATCGGCGGGAGCGGGACTCAACTATGTCGAATATGGCATTACGGATATGCGGGCAGCGACTACAACCTACGTCAACGTGTCGGGGTATAAACGCTTCAAGCCCATTGTGGCTCCCAGGGCTGCTCTGGCCTATCAGGTCACCAACAATGTGTCGCTTTACGCCAGTGTTAGTCAGGGGTATTCGGCACCGGGTACAAATCAGGTAATTGTTGCCCAGACAGGTATGGTGAACTACAACCTTCGGCCAGAGTTAGGGACAAACTATGAGATCGGCAGCAAAGGAAGCTTCCTGAATAAATCGCTTACCTACGAAATCGCTTATTTTACAATGGCCGTAACGGATAAACTCGTGCCTCAAGGATTTGCAGCCACCTCAACTGTACCGGCCTATTCGATAACGACCAACGCGGGAAAAGTGCAACATAATGGTCTGGAACTGGCCATTCAATATGCCTATCGTCCAAATGCCGGAGCGGTTTCTCTCATCCGCCCGTTTGTGTCGTATACTTATAGCGACTTTTATTACAAAGACTATAAAAGCGACAATAATAGCGATGCCAAAACGGTCGATTATACGGGCAAGAAAGAGTCGGGTATTGCTCCAAACCTGCTGAATGTGGGATTGGATATTGAAGTTCGGTCAGGCTTTTACCTGAACGGAACCATGATGTATGTCGATAAAATGCCCATTAACCTGCCTAATAACCATTTTGCCGATGCCTATACACTCGTTAATGGAAAGCTGGGGTATCGTAGTGGATTAGGGAATCACGTCAATCTGGATGTTTACGTCGGTTCAGACAACATGCTGAGCAGTACGTATTCGTCGCTGGTATTCCTTAATCTGGCCAATCCGGCCAACAACCGCCCTCTGGCATATAATCCATCCCCGAAGATTACCTTCTATTCGGGAGCAATGCTGAAGTATATATTTTAG
- a CDS encoding iron ABC transporter permease — MKLSSLTPGTWYLLLAILLLVSIVAALRIGAVDLTFDDINQILLNGMGLSNASVDPISQGLFLQIRLPRVLLCATVGAGLSVSGVLMQALFRNPIVEPGLVGTSSGAALGAALVFVLGKNINWAFTDALGLFLLPCVAFIFAFFATLLVYRIASVSGKVNVATMILAGIAINALATGGTGFLSYIARDPQARSITFWNLGTFSGADWTQFAIVLPVTLLGILLALRFTKALNVLILGEDEVRHLGYNIDRLKIQVLLLNTLLVAIGTAMVGVISFVGLVVPHLLRLLKTSDNRFLVIASALLGGSLLTLADTLARRLVAPAEFPIGVITAFVGAPVFIWLLMRNARSFQKGGFYA, encoded by the coding sequence ATGAAATTATCTTCTCTGACGCCCGGAACTTGGTACCTTCTTTTGGCCATTCTCCTGCTGGTATCAATCGTGGCCGCGTTGCGAATAGGTGCCGTCGACCTGACATTCGATGATATCAATCAAATTCTGTTGAATGGCATGGGGTTGTCGAATGCATCGGTTGATCCCATTTCGCAAGGGCTTTTTTTGCAGATTCGCCTTCCCAGAGTCTTACTGTGTGCCACAGTTGGTGCGGGTCTATCCGTTTCAGGCGTATTAATGCAGGCATTATTTCGCAACCCCATTGTTGAGCCAGGACTGGTTGGTACCAGTTCTGGCGCTGCGCTGGGTGCGGCTTTGGTATTTGTACTTGGCAAGAACATCAACTGGGCGTTCACCGACGCTCTTGGGCTGTTTTTGTTACCCTGTGTGGCTTTCATCTTTGCTTTTTTTGCCACCTTGCTCGTCTACAGGATCGCATCCGTTAGCGGTAAAGTGAATGTGGCCACAATGATTCTGGCGGGCATCGCTATAAATGCGCTGGCAACTGGTGGCACCGGCTTTCTGTCGTACATTGCCCGTGACCCACAGGCACGATCTATTACATTCTGGAATCTGGGTACCTTTTCCGGTGCCGACTGGACTCAGTTCGCCATTGTGCTACCCGTCACCTTACTCGGGATTCTACTGGCCCTGCGCTTCACCAAAGCGCTGAATGTACTCATTCTGGGAGAAGACGAAGTGCGTCATCTTGGCTACAACATCGACCGGCTCAAGATTCAGGTACTCTTATTGAACACCCTCCTGGTTGCTATCGGTACTGCAATGGTAGGTGTAATTTCGTTTGTTGGACTGGTAGTACCCCACCTCCTGCGCTTACTGAAAACCTCCGACAATCGATTTCTGGTTATTGCGTCCGCCCTGTTGGGTGGGTCGTTGCTTACCCTGGCCGACACGCTGGCCCGAAGACTGGTAGCTCCCGCCGAATTTCCAATCGGCGTCATCACCGCTTTTGTGGGTGCCCCTGTATTTATCTGGCTCCTTATGCGGAATGCCCGATCATTTCAGAAAGGAGGATTTTATGCTTAA
- a CDS encoding PspC domain-containing protein, whose translation MKKTISINISGVIFHIEEDGYDKLKNYLASVQQYFSTYEDCQEIVTDIENRIAEKLLAKLKAADKQAVSLDDVNELVAAMGTVADFEAVEEEEVLVTSGGRNSASSTGPGARGIGGEDPTHNPRSYASNPSSEPRRLVRDLRRKTLGGVAAGLAHYFNMDVVWVRLIFVLLVVGLPALGGSSHNDFFGGLGGFAVIVYIAMWIALPGVMTIEEDKTVKKFFRNPEDKVLGGVASGIAAYFGVDTGVIRLLFVLGIVFFGVGFLLYIVLWIISPQANTLTEKMEMQGQPITLSNIEHSIKQNLNINDAPNTESTFTRILLFPFRAIATIISGLGSALGPLLNGTLTIIRVFAGLLMLVIAFAFMVACLAVLGAAIGIGSGGNFGDSDIPFELIRADITIPMVLSAFLVGFIPAFGLAILGVMLITTRNVLSSRTALTIGGVWLIALVIFGGTATPLINSFQRRGTVEETKVLAVPAAVPTFAINDLESDHWRPSIELQGYDGTTLSLVQRFKAQGSSRADAQSNARQVKYTYAIKDSIVRFDNALELQPGAHFRAQDLDMDLMIPYEKPFRMTREFARFIRNEFGEKEFDRMASSIWKFTKNDGLICLNYPREKDRSYNDEDNDVTDLTDDVQHAVTDELGDDFDRIGDHTRQFNVSNFSKVDVGGAFVVRFRKGTTYKVVADGREKDLDDVNVKVDGNTLEVSLDRNGLFSWNNRRRIGLTITVPSIEELKLTGASKASLSEFDHYNNLNIEMSGACRTVFDGVVENLSVNLSGASNIVLRGRANKLDADLSGASKIEATSMNIDKASVDASGASHATLGQVGSLDSETSGASKVTRQ comes from the coding sequence ATGAAAAAGACAATAAGTATCAATATAAGTGGAGTCATCTTCCACATTGAAGAGGATGGCTACGACAAACTCAAGAATTATCTGGCATCGGTTCAGCAGTATTTTTCCACTTACGAAGACTGCCAGGAAATTGTTACCGATATCGAAAACCGGATTGCCGAGAAATTGCTTGCCAAGCTGAAAGCCGCCGACAAACAGGCCGTTTCGCTGGACGATGTCAATGAACTCGTTGCGGCCATGGGTACCGTTGCTGACTTTGAAGCCGTTGAGGAAGAAGAAGTACTCGTGACGAGTGGTGGCCGTAATTCGGCCAGTAGTACGGGGCCAGGGGCCAGGGGCATCGGAGGTGAGGACCCAACTCACAATCCCAGGTCCTATGCTTCGAATCCTTCCTCCGAACCCCGTCGGCTGGTTCGCGACCTGCGCCGAAAAACCCTTGGTGGTGTAGCGGCTGGTCTGGCGCACTATTTTAATATGGATGTGGTGTGGGTTCGGTTGATTTTCGTGCTGCTTGTTGTTGGGCTACCTGCCCTGGGTGGATCATCGCACAACGATTTCTTCGGTGGCCTGGGTGGTTTTGCTGTTATCGTATATATCGCTATGTGGATTGCGCTGCCCGGTGTGATGACCATTGAAGAAGACAAAACCGTAAAAAAATTTTTTCGGAATCCCGAAGACAAAGTTTTGGGGGGCGTAGCGTCTGGTATTGCTGCTTACTTCGGTGTCGACACGGGTGTTATTCGGCTGCTGTTTGTGCTGGGCATTGTGTTTTTTGGCGTTGGTTTTCTGTTATACATCGTTCTGTGGATTATTTCGCCACAGGCCAACACGCTGACAGAAAAGATGGAAATGCAGGGGCAACCCATCACGTTGTCGAATATTGAGCACAGCATTAAGCAAAATCTGAATATCAACGATGCCCCGAATACTGAGAGTACATTTACCCGAATTCTGCTATTTCCTTTTCGGGCCATAGCGACAATTATCAGTGGATTAGGTAGTGCACTGGGTCCACTTCTGAACGGTACGCTGACCATCATCCGGGTATTTGCCGGGCTATTGATGCTGGTGATTGCTTTTGCCTTTATGGTGGCTTGCCTGGCAGTATTAGGGGCAGCCATTGGAATTGGATCGGGTGGTAATTTTGGTGACAGTGATATTCCTTTTGAGTTAATTCGGGCCGATATAACGATACCGATGGTGCTGTCGGCTTTTCTGGTCGGGTTTATTCCGGCGTTTGGTCTGGCCATTCTGGGTGTCATGCTTATCACAACCCGTAACGTACTGAGTAGCCGTACGGCGCTAACCATTGGTGGAGTATGGCTTATTGCACTGGTGATTTTTGGCGGAACAGCCACTCCGCTCATCAATAGTTTCCAGCGCCGGGGTACGGTTGAAGAAACCAAAGTGCTGGCCGTTCCGGCGGCCGTGCCAACTTTTGCTATCAACGATCTGGAAAGCGATCACTGGCGGCCGTCGATTGAGTTGCAGGGCTACGATGGCACAACGCTCAGTCTGGTTCAACGCTTTAAGGCGCAGGGGTCGAGCCGCGCCGACGCTCAGAGCAATGCCCGGCAGGTTAAGTACACGTATGCCATTAAAGACTCGATCGTTCGGTTCGATAATGCACTTGAACTACAACCGGGTGCGCACTTCCGGGCGCAGGATCTGGACATGGATTTGATGATTCCGTACGAAAAGCCATTCCGAATGACCAGAGAGTTTGCCCGCTTCATTCGCAATGAATTTGGCGAGAAAGAGTTCGACCGAATGGCATCGAGTATCTGGAAATTCACCAAGAACGATGGCCTGATTTGCCTGAACTATCCTCGTGAGAAAGACCGAAGCTATAACGACGAAGACAATGATGTGACCGATCTGACGGATGATGTTCAACATGCGGTAACCGATGAATTGGGCGACGATTTTGACCGCATTGGCGATCATACTCGTCAGTTCAATGTCTCAAATTTCTCGAAAGTAGATGTGGGTGGTGCTTTTGTGGTTCGTTTTCGTAAGGGAACAACCTACAAAGTAGTGGCCGACGGTCGGGAAAAAGATCTGGACGACGTCAACGTAAAAGTCGATGGTAATACACTGGAGGTATCACTGGATCGGAACGGGTTGTTTAGCTGGAACAACCGGAGACGAATTGGACTCACCATTACGGTTCCTTCTATTGAAGAACTTAAATTGACGGGTGCTTCGAAAGCCAGCCTGTCTGAGTTCGATCACTACAACAACCTGAATATCGAAATGAGCGGTGCCTGCCGGACGGTATTCGATGGCGTGGTTGAGAATTTGTCGGTTAATTTGTCGGGGGCTTCAAATATTGTATTACGTGGTCGTGCCAATAAGCTGGATGCCGATCTGAGTGGGGCCAGCAAAATAGAAGCTACCAGCATGAACATCGATAAAGCATCGGTCGATGCCAGCGGGGCCAGTCATGCTACGTTGGGTCAGGTCGGTTCGCTGGACTCCGAAACCTCAGGTGCCAGCAAAGTGACGCGGCAATAA
- a CDS encoding PadR family transcriptional regulator: MNIENAQVQMRKGILEFCILHIISRGEVYASDMLDELTSARIMVVEGTLYPLLTRLKNAGLLDYKWVESTSGPPRKYYILTDLGRNSLTALNETWQELAASVNSIVGKAEQHLKPANGSTSVTPAPDPSNPSANA, encoded by the coding sequence ATGAATATTGAAAATGCTCAGGTGCAGATGCGAAAGGGAATTCTGGAATTCTGCATTCTGCACATCATATCGAGGGGCGAGGTTTATGCCTCCGATATGCTCGATGAACTGACTTCTGCCCGGATCATGGTGGTAGAAGGGACTCTTTATCCACTCCTGACCCGGTTGAAAAATGCGGGGCTATTGGATTACAAATGGGTTGAGTCTACCTCCGGGCCTCCGCGTAAATATTATATTCTGACCGATCTTGGTCGTAACTCGCTCACCGCTCTAAACGAAACCTGGCAGGAACTTGCCGCATCTGTAAACTCTATTGTAGGTAAAGCTGAACAGCACCTTAAACCAGCCAATGGGAGTACGTCAGTTACCCCAGCCCCGGACCCATCTAATCCTTCAGCCAACGCTTAA